A region from the Corylus avellana chromosome ca7, CavTom2PMs-1.0 genome encodes:
- the LOC132186813 gene encoding transcription factor PIF3 isoform X2 → MMPLSELYRMAKGKLDSIREKNTTCSTDLSFLPEDDLFELVWENGQILKQGQSSRPRKIPTTNSLPSHTPKTRDKDIGNGTSSKMGKFGGMDSILDEIPMSVPSDEMDLSQDDDMMPWLNYPIDEPLQHEYCSDFLPELSGVTVIELSAQNNLASIDKRSSCNMVYRDCHTDSVNDGVNLRHGHGDVSKVSSVGGGEATRPRNSSFPLYPSSSQQCQTSLPSLRSRVSDVTGNNMSNAMHHAVCGDSTRVASAAGGFPTIKMQKKDPMPPSSNSNLMNFSHFSRPAALVKANLENIGLMAASGLSSMERMARKEKGSAASSENPPESTLVTSSSGLRRESSSHCQPVAVPLKVDLKPLGEKPVEEPIATKQSEAVCQGDACKNDKSFNQVLGESATKGLPDGEKPIEPLVASSSVCSGNSVERASDDPTHSLKRKYRDTEESECHSEDVEEESMGTKKAVPARGGVGSKRSRAAEVHNLSERRRRDRINEKMRALQELIPNCNKVDKASMLDEAIEYLKTLQLQVQIMSMGAGLYMSPMMLPTGMQHMGAPHMAHFSPMGVGMGVGLGMGYGMGMPDINGGSSGYPMIQVPPMQGAHFPGPHMSGHTALHGMAGSNLQMFGLPGQGLLMSMPRAPLIPLSGGPLMKSAMGLNACGVVGPLENVDSVPASSSKDPMQNVNSQVIQSNGANSSMLVSSDKCRI, encoded by the exons ATGATGCCTCTGTCCGAGCTGTATCGAATGGCTAAAGGGAAGCTTGATTCTATTCGAGAGAAGAACACCACATGTTCGACTGATCTATCTTTTCT TCCTGAGGATGACCTTTTTGAGCTGGTGTGGGAAAATGGTCAGATTTTGAAGCAAGGTCAGTCCAGTAGACCTAGAAAGATCCCAACTACTAACAGCTTACCATCTCACACCCCTAAGACAAGAGATAAAGATATAGGAAATGGCACCAGTTCAAAGATGGGAAAGTTTGGGGGAATGGACTCTATATTGGATGAAATCCCAATGTCGGTGCCATCAGATGAAATGGATTTGAGTCAAGATGATGACATGATGCCTTGGTTGAATTATCCAATTGATGAACCTTTGCAACATGAGTATTGTTCTGATTTCTTGCCTGAATTATCTGGGGTGACTGTAATTGAACTATCTGCCCAGAATAATTTGGCATCTATTGACAAAAGAAGTAGTTGTAATATGGTGTATAGGGATTGCCATACTGATTCTGTAAATGATGGTGTGAATTTAAGACATGGGCATGGGGATGTGTCAAAGGTTTCTTCAGTCGGTGGTGGTGAGGCCACAAGACCTAGAAACAGTAGTTTTCCCTTATACCCATCGTCTTCACAGCAATGCCAAACATCATTGCCATCCCTTAGATCAAGGGTTTCGGATGTCACTGGCAATAATATGAGCAATGCAATGCACCATGCTGTTTGTGGGGATTCAACACGGGTTGCATCTGCTGCTGGTGGATTTCCTACCATAAAGATGCAGAAGAAAGATCCAATGCCGCCTAGCAGTAACTCCAATCTGATgaatttctctcatttctcacGACCTGCTGCTCTTGTGAAAGCTAATCTTGAGAACATTGGCCTAATGGCTGCTTCAGGTCTATCAAGCATGGAAAGGATGGCAAGGAAGGAGAAAGGTTCTGCTGCAAGTAGTGAAAACCCTCCTGAATCAACACTTGTCACTTCAAGTAGTGGTTTACGGAGAGAATCAAGTTCCCATTGCCAACCAGTTGCAGTGCCATTGAAGGTTGATTTAAAACCCTTGGGGGAGAAGCCTGTGGAGGAACCAATTGCCACTAAACAATCTGAGGCTGTTTGTCAAGGGGATGCCTGTAAGAATGACAAAAGCTTTAATCAAGTCCTTGGTGAAAGTGCAACTAAAGGACTGCCAGATGGTGAGAAGCCCATAGAGCCTCTAgttgcttcttcttctgtttGCTCAGGCAATAGTGTGGAGAGAGCTTCAGATGATCCAACACAtagtttgaagagaaaatatcGTGACACTGAAGAATCTGAATGCCATAGTGAA GATGTTGAGGAGGAATCAATGGGTACGAAAAAAGCAGTTCCTGCCCGAGGGGGTGTGGGTTCTAAGAGAAGCCGAGCGGCAGAAGTGCATAACTTATCTGAAAGG AGGCGAAGAGATAGGATCAATGAGAAGATGCGTGCTTTACAAGAACTCATACCAAACTGCAATAAG GTGGACAAAGCTTCAATGCTCGATGAGGCCATTGAGTATCTTAAGACACTTCAACTTCAAGTGCAA ATTATGTCCATGGGAGCTGGTTTGTATATGTCACCAATGATGCTACCAACAGGAATGCAACACATGGGTGCACCTCACATGGCCCATTTCTCTCCAATGGGTGTTGGAATGGGAGTGGGACTGGGAATGGGTTATGGGATGGGTATGCCTGACATTAATGGTGGATCTTCGGGTTACCCTATGATTCAGGTGCCCCCCATGCAAGGAGCACATTTCCCTGGGCCGCATATGTCAGGACACACTGCTTTGCATGGGATGGCAGGATCTAACCTTCAGATGTTTGGGCTTCCTGGTCAAGGACTTCTCATGTCGATGCCACGTGCACCCTTAATTCCTTTGTCGGGAGGGCCTCTTATGAAGTCAGCCATGGGACTGAATGCCTGTGGGGTTGTAGGTCCTTTGGAAAATGTTGATTCAGTTCCAGCATCAAGCTCAAAGGATCCGATGCAGAATGTCAATTCTCAAGTGATTCAAAGCAATGGTGCCAATAGCTCAATGT tagTGTCCAGCGACAAATGCAGGATTTGA
- the LOC132186813 gene encoding transcription factor PIF3 isoform X3, giving the protein MMPLSELYRMAKGKLDSIREKNTTCSTDLSFLPEDDLFELVWENGQILKQGQSSRPRKIPTTNSLPSHTPKTRDKDIGNGTSSKMGKFGGMDSILDEIPMSVPSDEMDLSQDDDMMPWLNYPIDEPLQHEYCSDFLPELSGVTVIELSAQNNLASIDKRSSCNMVYRDCHTDSVNDGVNLRHGHGDVSKVSSVGGGEATRPRNSSFPLYPSSSQQCQTSLPSLRSRVSDVTGNNMSNAMHHAVCGDSTRVASAAGGFPTIKMQKKDPMPPSSNSNLMNFSHFSRPAALVKANLENIGLMAASGLSSMERMARKEKGSAASSENPPESTLVTSSSGLRRESSSHCQPVAVPLKVDLKPLGEKPVEEPIATKQSEAVCQGDACKNDKSFNQVLGESATKGLPDGEKPIEPLVASSSVCSGNSVERASDDPTHSLKRKYRDTEESECHSEDVEEESMGTKKAVPARGGVGSKRSRAAEVHNLSERRRRDRINEKMRALQELIPNCNKVDKASMLDEAIEYLKTLQLQVQIMSMGAGLYMSPMMLPTGMQHMGAPHMAHFSPMGVGMGVGLGMGYGMGMPDINGGSSGYPMIQVPPMQGAHFPGPHMSGHTALHGMAGSNLQMFGLPGQGLLMSMPRAPLIPLSGGPLMKSAMGLNACGVVGPLENVDSVPASSSKDPMQNVNSQVIQSNGANSSMCETSSQ; this is encoded by the exons ATGATGCCTCTGTCCGAGCTGTATCGAATGGCTAAAGGGAAGCTTGATTCTATTCGAGAGAAGAACACCACATGTTCGACTGATCTATCTTTTCT TCCTGAGGATGACCTTTTTGAGCTGGTGTGGGAAAATGGTCAGATTTTGAAGCAAGGTCAGTCCAGTAGACCTAGAAAGATCCCAACTACTAACAGCTTACCATCTCACACCCCTAAGACAAGAGATAAAGATATAGGAAATGGCACCAGTTCAAAGATGGGAAAGTTTGGGGGAATGGACTCTATATTGGATGAAATCCCAATGTCGGTGCCATCAGATGAAATGGATTTGAGTCAAGATGATGACATGATGCCTTGGTTGAATTATCCAATTGATGAACCTTTGCAACATGAGTATTGTTCTGATTTCTTGCCTGAATTATCTGGGGTGACTGTAATTGAACTATCTGCCCAGAATAATTTGGCATCTATTGACAAAAGAAGTAGTTGTAATATGGTGTATAGGGATTGCCATACTGATTCTGTAAATGATGGTGTGAATTTAAGACATGGGCATGGGGATGTGTCAAAGGTTTCTTCAGTCGGTGGTGGTGAGGCCACAAGACCTAGAAACAGTAGTTTTCCCTTATACCCATCGTCTTCACAGCAATGCCAAACATCATTGCCATCCCTTAGATCAAGGGTTTCGGATGTCACTGGCAATAATATGAGCAATGCAATGCACCATGCTGTTTGTGGGGATTCAACACGGGTTGCATCTGCTGCTGGTGGATTTCCTACCATAAAGATGCAGAAGAAAGATCCAATGCCGCCTAGCAGTAACTCCAATCTGATgaatttctctcatttctcacGACCTGCTGCTCTTGTGAAAGCTAATCTTGAGAACATTGGCCTAATGGCTGCTTCAGGTCTATCAAGCATGGAAAGGATGGCAAGGAAGGAGAAAGGTTCTGCTGCAAGTAGTGAAAACCCTCCTGAATCAACACTTGTCACTTCAAGTAGTGGTTTACGGAGAGAATCAAGTTCCCATTGCCAACCAGTTGCAGTGCCATTGAAGGTTGATTTAAAACCCTTGGGGGAGAAGCCTGTGGAGGAACCAATTGCCACTAAACAATCTGAGGCTGTTTGTCAAGGGGATGCCTGTAAGAATGACAAAAGCTTTAATCAAGTCCTTGGTGAAAGTGCAACTAAAGGACTGCCAGATGGTGAGAAGCCCATAGAGCCTCTAgttgcttcttcttctgtttGCTCAGGCAATAGTGTGGAGAGAGCTTCAGATGATCCAACACAtagtttgaagagaaaatatcGTGACACTGAAGAATCTGAATGCCATAGTGAA GATGTTGAGGAGGAATCAATGGGTACGAAAAAAGCAGTTCCTGCCCGAGGGGGTGTGGGTTCTAAGAGAAGCCGAGCGGCAGAAGTGCATAACTTATCTGAAAGG AGGCGAAGAGATAGGATCAATGAGAAGATGCGTGCTTTACAAGAACTCATACCAAACTGCAATAAG GTGGACAAAGCTTCAATGCTCGATGAGGCCATTGAGTATCTTAAGACACTTCAACTTCAAGTGCAA ATTATGTCCATGGGAGCTGGTTTGTATATGTCACCAATGATGCTACCAACAGGAATGCAACACATGGGTGCACCTCACATGGCCCATTTCTCTCCAATGGGTGTTGGAATGGGAGTGGGACTGGGAATGGGTTATGGGATGGGTATGCCTGACATTAATGGTGGATCTTCGGGTTACCCTATGATTCAGGTGCCCCCCATGCAAGGAGCACATTTCCCTGGGCCGCATATGTCAGGACACACTGCTTTGCATGGGATGGCAGGATCTAACCTTCAGATGTTTGGGCTTCCTGGTCAAGGACTTCTCATGTCGATGCCACGTGCACCCTTAATTCCTTTGTCGGGAGGGCCTCTTATGAAGTCAGCCATGGGACTGAATGCCTGTGGGGTTGTAGGTCCTTTGGAAAATGTTGATTCAGTTCCAGCATCAAGCTCAAAGGATCCGATGCAGAATGTCAATTCTCAAGTGATTCAAAGCAATGGTGCCAATAGCTCAATGTGTGAGACATCTAGTCAG tag
- the LOC132187738 gene encoding pentatricopeptide repeat-containing protein At5g04780, mitochondrial-like codes for MKFPHPLKSHLCKPTFHSTSSLLNLFRKSYHQISSPHTPTHLNNLLRTKNLKLVAQVHAQIITNNYTSLLFLFTSLLNSYAKCGNVDRSLLLFSTNHDGFRNIVTWTSLINQLSQFNRPFEALAFFNKMRSTGIYPNDFTFSAILPACAGTMTVTHGEQMHCLIWKHGFKTDVFVGSALANMYAKCADMSLAERVFDEMPNRSLVSWNSMIVGFGQNKFYDRAVGVFREVLSESLDSPDEVSCSGALSACANMGCLEFGRQVHGVALKHGLVALVYVKNSLMGMYSKCGMLGDAVKLFKAIGDTDVVAWNVMIMGCVHSDNFEEACNYFWVMRREGISPDEASYSSVLHASASLAALNQGILIHDQIIKTGFVKNACVASSLITMYAKSGSLIDAHRVFEEIEDRNVVCWTAMIAACQQHGCANQAIVLFEEMLGEGINPDHITFVSVLSACSHAGHVEEGFVYFRSMTKVHGMSPGPEHYACMVDLLGRIGRLDEAKRFIESMPIKPDSTVWGALLGACRNYGNLEMGREIAERLYELEPDNPGNYVLLSNMYARNGMLKEADEVRRLMGVNGVRKEAGCSWIDVKNTTFVFTVHDRSHPRTDEIYKMLRKLEELVKRKGYEPGTQFAINSVEGFKEQSLWYHSEKLALAFGLLTLPVGAPIRIKKNLRTCGDCHTVMKLASDIFEREIIVRDINRFHRFTNGLCSCRDYW; via the coding sequence ATGAAATTTCCCCACCCTCTAAAATCTCACCTGTGTAAACCAACCTTTCACTCTACTTCATCTCTTCTCAACCTCTTTCGCAAATCATACCACCAAATATCATCTCCTCATACTCCCACCCATCTTAACAATCTCCTCCGCACCAAGAACCTCAAACTTGTCGCCCAAGTTCACGCCCAAATCATCACAAACAACTACACTTCTCTCCTTTTCCTCTTCACCAGCCTTCTCAATTCGTATGCTAAATGTGGCAATGTCGACCGAAGCTTACTACTGTTCTCAACTAACCATGATGGATTTAGGAACATTGTCACTTGGACCTCTCTTATCAACCAATTATCCCAATTTAACAGACCCTTTGAGGCCTTGgcattttttaacaaaatgaggAGCACTGGTATTTATCCAAACGACTTTACCTTCTCTGCTATTTTGCCTGCTTGTGCAGGCACCATGACAGTTACACACGGTGAACAAATGCATTGTTTGATTTGGAAACATGGGTTCAAAACGGATGTCTTTGTTGGCAGTGCATTGGCTAACATGTATGCAAAGTGCGCTGATATGAGCTTGGCGGAGagagtgtttgatgaaatgcccAATAGAAGCCTTGTTTCTTGGAATTCTATGATTGTGGGTTTCGGGCAGAACAAGTTCTATGATCGGGCTGTTGGAGTTTTCAGGGAGGTTCTTAGTGAGAGTTTGGATAGTCCTGATGAAGTGAGTTGCTCAGGTGCGTTAAGTGCCTGTGCCAATATGGGTTGCTTGGAATTTGGGAGACAAGTTCATGGAGTTGCTCTTAAGCATGGTCTGGTAGCATTGGTTTATGTGAAGAACTCTTTGATGGGCATGTATTCTAAGTGTGGAATGCTTGGTGATGCTGTTAAGTTGTTCAAGGCCATAGGAGATACAGATGTTGTTGCATGGAATGTTATGATAATGGGGTGTGTCCATAGTGATAACTTTGAGGAAGCTTGCAATTATTTTTGGGTCATGAGGAGGGAAGGTATATCACCTGATGAGGCTTCATACTCTTCTGTCCTTCATGCTTCTGCTAGTCTTGCAGCACTAAATCAAGGCATTTTGATCCATGATCAGATTATAAAAACTGGTTTTGTAAAGAATGCATGTGTTGCAAGTTCATTGATCACAATGTATGCAAAAAGTGGGAGCCTGATTGATGCTCATCGGGTGTTTGAAGAGATTGAGGATCGAAATGTGGTTTGTTGGACAGCAATGATTGCAGCTTGCCAACAACATGGCTGTGCAAACCAAGCCATTGTATTGTTTGAGGAAATGCTTGGCGAGGGGATTAACCCTGATCACATTACATTTGTTTCTGTTCTATCAGCTTGTAGCCACGCTGGGCATGTTGAAGAAGGATTTGTTTACTTTCGTTCCATGACTAAGGTGCATGGCATGAGTCCTGGGCCTGAACACTATGCTTGCATGGTTGACTTGCTTGGTCGCATCGGTCGATTGGATGAAGCTAAGAGGTTTATTGAGTCAATGCCAATCAAGCCTGACTCAACAGTTTGGGGAGCTTTGCTTGGGGCTTGTAGGAATTATGGCAATCTGGAAATGGGAAGAGAGATTGCAGAGAGACTTTATGAGTTAGAACCGGACAATCCGGGGAATTATGTGCTGCTTTCTAACATGTATGCACGTAATGGGATGTTGAAGGAAGCTGATGAGGTTAGAAGGTTGATGGGAGTCAATGGGGTAAGGAAGGAAGCTGGATGTAGCTGGATTGATGTTAAGAACACCACCTTTGTGTTTACAGTGCATGACAGGTCACATCCTAGGACGGATGAGATTTATAAGATGTTGAGGAAGTTGGAGGAGTTGGTGAAGAGGAAAGGGTATGAGCCTGGAACGCAATTTGCAATTAACAGTGTGGAAGGGTTCAAAGAACAAAGCTTATGGTATCACAGTGAGAAACTAGCCCTTGCATTTGGGCTACTGACCCTTCCTGTTGGGgctccaattaggataaagaagaATCTGAGGACTTGCGGCGATTGTCATACAGTTATGAAGCTTGCTTCAGATatatttgagagagagattattgTAAGAGATATCAATAGGTTTCACCGGTTCACTAATGGTTTGTGTTCCTGCAGAGATTACTGGTGA
- the LOC132186813 gene encoding transcription factor PIF3 isoform X1, with amino-acid sequence MMPLSELYRMAKGKLDSIREKNTTCSTDLSFLPEDDLFELVWENGQILKQGQSSRPRKIPTTNSLPSHTPKTRDKDIGNGTSSKMGKFGGMDSILDEIPMSVPSDEMDLSQDDDMMPWLNYPIDEPLQHEYCSDFLPELSGVTVIELSAQNNLASIDKRSSCNMVYRDCHTDSVNDGVNLRHGHGDVSKVSSVGGGEATRPRNSSFPLYPSSSQQCQTSLPSLRSRVSDVTGNNMSNAMHHAVCGDSTRVASAAGGFPTIKMQKKDPMPPSSNSNLMNFSHFSRPAALVKANLENIGLMAASGLSSMERMARKEKGSAASSENPPESTLVTSSSGLRRESSSHCQPVAVPLKVDLKPLGEKPVEEPIATKQSEAVCQGDACKNDKSFNQVLGESATKGLPDGEKPIEPLVASSSVCSGNSVERASDDPTHSLKRKYRDTEESECHSEDVEEESMGTKKAVPARGGVGSKRSRAAEVHNLSERRRRDRINEKMRALQELIPNCNKVDKASMLDEAIEYLKTLQLQVQIMSMGAGLYMSPMMLPTGMQHMGAPHMAHFSPMGVGMGVGLGMGYGMGMPDINGGSSGYPMIQVPPMQGAHFPGPHMSGHTALHGMAGSNLQMFGLPGQGLLMSMPRAPLIPLSGGPLMKSAMGLNACGVVGPLENVDSVPASSSKDPMQNVNSQVIQSNGANSSMCETSSQCPATNAGFERSSLVQSNRQASEVTGNAAINSANGNDLVRRRPACYD; translated from the exons ATGATGCCTCTGTCCGAGCTGTATCGAATGGCTAAAGGGAAGCTTGATTCTATTCGAGAGAAGAACACCACATGTTCGACTGATCTATCTTTTCT TCCTGAGGATGACCTTTTTGAGCTGGTGTGGGAAAATGGTCAGATTTTGAAGCAAGGTCAGTCCAGTAGACCTAGAAAGATCCCAACTACTAACAGCTTACCATCTCACACCCCTAAGACAAGAGATAAAGATATAGGAAATGGCACCAGTTCAAAGATGGGAAAGTTTGGGGGAATGGACTCTATATTGGATGAAATCCCAATGTCGGTGCCATCAGATGAAATGGATTTGAGTCAAGATGATGACATGATGCCTTGGTTGAATTATCCAATTGATGAACCTTTGCAACATGAGTATTGTTCTGATTTCTTGCCTGAATTATCTGGGGTGACTGTAATTGAACTATCTGCCCAGAATAATTTGGCATCTATTGACAAAAGAAGTAGTTGTAATATGGTGTATAGGGATTGCCATACTGATTCTGTAAATGATGGTGTGAATTTAAGACATGGGCATGGGGATGTGTCAAAGGTTTCTTCAGTCGGTGGTGGTGAGGCCACAAGACCTAGAAACAGTAGTTTTCCCTTATACCCATCGTCTTCACAGCAATGCCAAACATCATTGCCATCCCTTAGATCAAGGGTTTCGGATGTCACTGGCAATAATATGAGCAATGCAATGCACCATGCTGTTTGTGGGGATTCAACACGGGTTGCATCTGCTGCTGGTGGATTTCCTACCATAAAGATGCAGAAGAAAGATCCAATGCCGCCTAGCAGTAACTCCAATCTGATgaatttctctcatttctcacGACCTGCTGCTCTTGTGAAAGCTAATCTTGAGAACATTGGCCTAATGGCTGCTTCAGGTCTATCAAGCATGGAAAGGATGGCAAGGAAGGAGAAAGGTTCTGCTGCAAGTAGTGAAAACCCTCCTGAATCAACACTTGTCACTTCAAGTAGTGGTTTACGGAGAGAATCAAGTTCCCATTGCCAACCAGTTGCAGTGCCATTGAAGGTTGATTTAAAACCCTTGGGGGAGAAGCCTGTGGAGGAACCAATTGCCACTAAACAATCTGAGGCTGTTTGTCAAGGGGATGCCTGTAAGAATGACAAAAGCTTTAATCAAGTCCTTGGTGAAAGTGCAACTAAAGGACTGCCAGATGGTGAGAAGCCCATAGAGCCTCTAgttgcttcttcttctgtttGCTCAGGCAATAGTGTGGAGAGAGCTTCAGATGATCCAACACAtagtttgaagagaaaatatcGTGACACTGAAGAATCTGAATGCCATAGTGAA GATGTTGAGGAGGAATCAATGGGTACGAAAAAAGCAGTTCCTGCCCGAGGGGGTGTGGGTTCTAAGAGAAGCCGAGCGGCAGAAGTGCATAACTTATCTGAAAGG AGGCGAAGAGATAGGATCAATGAGAAGATGCGTGCTTTACAAGAACTCATACCAAACTGCAATAAG GTGGACAAAGCTTCAATGCTCGATGAGGCCATTGAGTATCTTAAGACACTTCAACTTCAAGTGCAA ATTATGTCCATGGGAGCTGGTTTGTATATGTCACCAATGATGCTACCAACAGGAATGCAACACATGGGTGCACCTCACATGGCCCATTTCTCTCCAATGGGTGTTGGAATGGGAGTGGGACTGGGAATGGGTTATGGGATGGGTATGCCTGACATTAATGGTGGATCTTCGGGTTACCCTATGATTCAGGTGCCCCCCATGCAAGGAGCACATTTCCCTGGGCCGCATATGTCAGGACACACTGCTTTGCATGGGATGGCAGGATCTAACCTTCAGATGTTTGGGCTTCCTGGTCAAGGACTTCTCATGTCGATGCCACGTGCACCCTTAATTCCTTTGTCGGGAGGGCCTCTTATGAAGTCAGCCATGGGACTGAATGCCTGTGGGGTTGTAGGTCCTTTGGAAAATGTTGATTCAGTTCCAGCATCAAGCTCAAAGGATCCGATGCAGAATGTCAATTCTCAAGTGATTCAAAGCAATGGTGCCAATAGCTCAATGTGTGAGACATCTAGTCAG TGTCCAGCGACAAATGCAGGATTTGAGCGGTCCTCTTTGGTGCAAAGTAATCGTCAAGCCTCAGAAGTTACTGGCAATGCAGCTATTAACTCTGCAAACGGAAATGACCTTGTGCGTAGAAGACCAGCTT GCTATGATTGA
- the LOC132187161 gene encoding uncharacterized protein LOC132187161, with protein sequence MATETAISDHTSATDEQVEKKVNEVKAIEHDGVTSSKESVEEEKPKVEGSPSPATPVSKPEEVSEVDKQIEPPMAEVDKTNDAPVSDVPVEDNTEEKDNIPESHTPAVPQPVADTIKVQSEEQPAVESVVKEAPEQLTASLEKGEEEKANIVGLPEQIPETPEKLEEPMDVLPAKESEVVGIEEIKSSHVEKPEDAAIEAEENPREQSELFEKVEKTDEEVDTKERMEKAKIVDVPEQIPEIPEKLGELLEPMDVLPAKESEVVGLEEIKSSHVEKPEAAAIEAEEKPREQSELFEKVEKTYEEVDTKERMEKTKIVDVPEQIPETPEKLEELMDVLPAKESEVVGLEEIKSSHVEKPEAAAIEAEEKPREQSELFEKVEKTYEEVDTKERMEKTKIADVPEQIPETPEKLEEPLNVLPAKESEVLGTEEIKSSHVESIKVEKPEAAAVEAKEEPREQSELSEQVEKTYEEVDSKEKVEGDTDKDTVTSAEKVENTSFLKDKEEEEPSVIRSSEQVQTNQEAVTDLNENEGDFSLSSNDPEKVDAEEKKELSGADVIGELSKEAVVEAGKVAEENEAKNVETEEGNGKRNVKPEESTPPVKEKDADTAEFIEKSFEGRSTGRDVEEENKGEQNVKEETPALGGTNKDEHVEENQAQVTTVTSKPVEEPKESELQERNEEAAETGKDKLDKEKVDEIEKSDVQNLEPSVDAGDETKTSQDLPKELPAKSSQKQSNNIISKVKQSLVKAKKAIIGKSPSSKTLSGETKGDIKVK encoded by the exons ATGGCTACTGAGACTGCTATCTCAGATCATACTTCTGCTACTGATGAG CAAGTTGAGAAGAAGGTCAATGAAGTAAAAGCCATTGAGCATGATGGTGTGACTTCTTCCAAGGAAAgcgtagaagaagaaaaacccaaagtCGAGGGATCGCCAAGTCCAGCAACCCCTGTATCTAAACCTGAAGAAGTGTCAGAGGTTGATAAGCAGATTGAGCCTCCTATGGCTGAGGTTGATAAGACTAATGATGCTCCTGTTTCGGATGTTCCAGTTGAAGACAATACGGAGGAAAAAGACAACATTCCTGAGTCACACACTCCCGCCGTACCACAGCCGGTGGCTGACACTATTAAGGTCCAATCCGAAGAGCAACCAGCTGTGGAGTCTGTTGTTAAAGAAGCACCAGAGCAACTAACAGCATCTCTCGAGAAAGGGGAAGAGGAGAAAGCAAATATAGTTGGTCTTCCTGAACAAATACCCGAAACTCCTGAGAAACTAGAGGAACCAATGGATGTGCTTCCTGCAAAAGAATCGGAAGTAGTAGGAATAGAAGAGATCAAAAGTTCACACGTGGAGAAACCAGAAGATGCAGCTATTGAAGCAGAAGAAAATCCAAGAGAACAATCTGaactttttgaaaaagttgAGAAAACAGATGAGGAGGTTGACACTAAGGAAAGAATGGAGAAAGCAAAAATAGTTGATGTTCCTGAACAGATACCTGAAATTCCTGAGAAACTAGGGGAACTACTGGAACCAATGGATGTGCTTCCTGCAAAAGAATCGGAAGTAGTAGGATTAGAAGAGATCAAAAGTTCACACGTGGAAAAACCAGAAGCTGCAGCTATTGAAGCAGAAGAAAAGCCAAGAGAACAATCTGaactttttgaaaaagttgAGAAAACATATGAGGAGGTTGACACTAAAGAAAGaatggagaaaacaaaaatagttgATGTTCCTGAACAGATACCTGAAACTCCTGAGAAACTAGAGGAACTAATGGATGTGCTTCCTGCAAAAGAATCGGAAGTAGTAGGGTTAGAAGAGATCAAAAGTTCACACGTGGAAAAACCAGAAGCTGCAGCTATTGAAGCAGAAGAAAAGCCAAGAGAACAATCTGaactttttgaaaaagttgAGAAAACATATGAGGAGGTTGACACTAAGGAAAGaatggagaaaacaaaaatagctGATGTTCCTGAACAGATACCTGAAACTCCTGAGAAACTAGAGGAACCACTGAATGTGCTTCCTGCAAAAGAATCGGAAGTACTAGGAACAGAAGAGATCAAAAGTTCACACGTGGAGTCCATAAAAGTGGAGAAACCAGAAGCTGCAGCTGTTGAAGCAAAAGAAGAGCCAAGAGAACAATCTGAACTTTCTGAACAAGTTGAGAAAACATATGAGGAGGTGGACTCTAAGGAAAAAGTGGAGGGTGATACAGATAAAGACACTGTGACTTCCGCTGAAAAGGTTGAGAATACCTCTTTTTTGAAGgataaagaggaagaagaacctAGTGTAATCAGAAGTTCTGAGCAAGTTCAGACTAATCAGGAAGCTGTAACTGATCTGAATGAAAATGAAGGGGACTTCTCTCTATCCAGTAATGATCCGGAGAAGGTTGATGCAGAAGAGAAAAAGGAGTTGAGTGGGGCTGATGTGATTGGAGAGCTATCAAAAGAGGCAGTAGTAGAGGCGGGAAAGGTTGCAGAAGAGAATGAGGCAAAGAATGTGGAAACTGAAGAAGGGAATGGAAAAAGAAATGTGAAACCCGAGGAATCAACTCCGCCAGTTAAAGAGAAGGATGCCGATACAGCTGAATTTATCGAAAAATCATTTGAGGGTAGGAGTACTGGCAGAGATGTTGAAGAGGAAAACAAAGGAGAGCAGAATGTAAAAGAAGAGACACCAGCTTTAGGCGGAACCAACAAAGATGAACACGTGGAGGAAAATCAGGCTCAAGTTACTACAGTTACTAGCAAACCAGTTGAAGAACCCAAGGAATCTGAgttgcaagaaagaaatgaGGAAGCTGCAGAAACTGGTAAGGATAAGTTGGATAAAGAAAAAGTTGATGAGATTGAAAAATCTGATGTCCAGAATCTGGAGCCGTCCGTCGATGCTGGTGACGAGACAAAAACATCCCAGGACCTGCCAAAAGAACTTCCAGCCAAGTCCTCTCAAAAGCAATCAAATAACATTATATCAAAGGTAAAACAGTCGCTTGTGAAGGCAAAGAAAGCCATCATTGGGAAATCGCCAAGTTCAAAAACCCTCTCCGGTGAAACCAAGGGTGATATTAAAGTCAAATAA